A genomic segment from Bacteroidota bacterium encodes:
- a CDS encoding TlpA family protein disulfide reductase: MFKQIAVLFILILSLSVQAQDTKKGIEKVIGAKTLPEVTLTDINGKKVNVADYAHSGKITVLSFWATWCVPCKKELNNMSDLYDDWKKKYNVQIIAVSIDDSRNASKVKPYIEGQRLPYEVLLDVNQELKRQMNIQSVPFTMVADSTGKIVYSHSGYVDGDEYILEEELQRLAKH; this comes from the coding sequence ATGTTTAAACAAATAGCAGTTCTTTTCATACTTATTTTGAGTCTTTCTGTTCAGGCACAGGACACGAAAAAGGGTATAGAGAAGGTGATTGGAGCAAAGACCCTGCCGGAGGTAACGCTCACAGACATCAATGGCAAAAAGGTGAATGTAGCCGACTATGCCCATTCGGGAAAAATCACTGTATTGAGTTTCTGGGCTACTTGGTGCGTTCCCTGTAAAAAGGAACTGAACAATATGAGCGACCTGTATGACGACTGGAAGAAGAAATACAATGTACAGATTATTGCAGTTTCCATTGACGATTCCAGAAATGCCTCCAAAGTTAAACCCTATATTGAAGGGCAACGCCTGCCTTATGAGGTTTTGCTTGATGTGAATCAAGAACTAAAGAGGCAAATGAATATTCAAAGCGTCCCCTTTACAATGGTGGCCGACTCGACCGGAAAAATAGTTTACTCCCATTCCGGCTATGTAGATGGAGATGAATATATTTTAGAAGAAGAACTTCAAAGATTAGCCAAGCATTAG
- the raiA gene encoding ribosome-associated translation inhibitor RaiA, with protein sequence MNVVIRPVHFDASTQLVDFVNKKLDKLETYFDRIIEAEVFLKMESNQSIKDKIVEIKLHVPGKTLFVSKTSKTFEESTDLALQTIAQQLKKQKQKVKAH encoded by the coding sequence ATGAACGTAGTAATTCGTCCCGTACACTTTGATGCCTCTACACAACTCGTAGATTTTGTAAACAAAAAACTTGACAAGTTGGAAACCTATTTCGACCGAATCATCGAAGCAGAGGTCTTTTTGAAGATGGAAAGCAACCAAAGCATTAAGGATAAGATTGTTGAAATTAAACTGCATGTACCGGGCAAAACATTGTTTGTCTCAAAAACTTCAAAAACCTTTGAAGAAAGCACTGATTTAGCCTTGCAAACCATCGCGCAACAACTCAAAAAGCAAAAACAAAAAGTAAAAGCACATTAG
- the rpsD gene encoding 30S ribosomal protein S4, whose product MARYIGPTTKIARKFGDAIFGSDKYFDKRSYPPGQHGVSKKRKTASEYAIQLLEKQKAKYTYGLLERQFRNLFEKAARKKGVTGTNLFKLLEARLDNTLYRLGFAASRSQARQLVTHKHVVVNDQVVSIPSFTLKPGDKVGLRERSKNLSVVQEAIAKKGKKFNWLVVDEKNVQGTFLEFPEREQIPENINEQLIVELYSK is encoded by the coding sequence ATGGCAAGATATATAGGACCTACCACCAAAATAGCCCGTAAATTCGGGGATGCGATTTTTGGTAGCGATAAGTACTTTGATAAGAGAAGTTATCCTCCTGGGCAGCACGGTGTTTCGAAGAAGCGAAAAACAGCTTCTGAATATGCTATTCAGTTGTTGGAGAAGCAAAAGGCAAAATATACTTATGGTTTATTGGAGCGCCAGTTCCGCAACTTGTTTGAAAAAGCAGCCCGTAAGAAGGGGGTAACCGGTACCAATTTGTTTAAGTTGTTGGAAGCCAGACTAGACAATACGCTGTATCGTTTAGGCTTTGCTGCCTCTCGTTCACAGGCCCGTCAGTTAGTCACTCACAAACACGTGGTGGTAAACGATCAGGTGGTAAGTATCCCGTCTTTCACTTTAAAGCCCGGCGATAAAGTAGGCCTTCGCGAAAGATCTAAGAACCTGAGCGTGGTTCAGGAAGCCATTGCTAAAAAAGGTAAGAAATTTAACTGGTTGGTAGTGGACGAAAAAAATGTACAAGGAACCTTTTTGGAATTTCCTGAAAGAGAACAAATACCGGAAAACATCAATGAACAGCTAATCGTAGAGTTGTATTCCAAGTAA
- a CDS encoding Omp28-related outer membrane protein gives MLKAFSKASIFSLILIILFPSCKEIGPNINLRGNENSISDTTYLESPSPSAEDKNVVLEEFTGVRCPNCPQGHQIIETIKSSNLGRVISVSFHPVNSLGNPYPFSPQNFQSQKAQTIFDYLGQIGLEPAASVDRKVYSGESNILTGASKWPGYTSSQLALPTPVNISLDKLYDSVKNELTVIAELHYTQTITESNRLTILVTESGMIAPQLNGSTIDTFYSHRDVMRDFITNIQGDDLPVTLEKGRVIRKVYSKTLDALWKPENMRIVAFVHEFQNSKIIYQGKEVDIK, from the coding sequence ATGCTGAAAGCATTTTCTAAGGCTTCTATTTTTTCTCTGATTCTAATCATCTTGTTCCCTTCTTGTAAGGAAATAGGTCCCAATATTAATCTCCGTGGAAACGAAAATTCAATTTCGGATACTACTTATCTGGAGTCTCCGTCCCCATCGGCTGAAGATAAAAACGTGGTATTGGAAGAATTTACCGGAGTACGCTGCCCTAATTGCCCACAGGGACATCAAATCATTGAAACAATTAAATCTTCAAATCTGGGTAGAGTTATTTCCGTCAGTTTTCACCCTGTTAATTCTTTGGGAAACCCTTATCCTTTTAGTCCACAAAACTTTCAAAGTCAGAAAGCACAGACGATTTTTGACTATCTGGGACAAATCGGCTTGGAACCAGCAGCTTCAGTGGATCGTAAAGTCTATTCCGGTGAATCAAATATACTGACAGGCGCATCAAAATGGCCGGGCTATACCTCTTCTCAATTAGCTTTACCTACACCGGTCAATATTTCACTTGATAAGCTATACGATTCAGTTAAGAATGAATTGACCGTCATTGCAGAGTTGCATTATACCCAAACCATAACTGAATCCAACCGACTCACCATTCTTGTAACCGAAAGTGGAATGATAGCTCCGCAATTAAATGGCTCAACTATTGATACTTTTTATAGTCACCGGGACGTGATGCGCGATTTCATCACCAATATTCAGGGCGATGACTTGCCCGTGACACTTGAAAAGGGAAGGGTCATTCGTAAGGTATATAGTAAAACGTTAGACGCACTCTGGAAACCGGAGAATATGCGCATCGTTGCTTTTGTTCATGAGTTCCAAAACAGCAAAATAATTTACCAAGGAAAGGAAGTTGATATCAAATAA
- the rpsM gene encoding 30S ribosomal protein S13, producing MARISGVDLPKNKRGVIALTYIYGVGRTTAEKILTSNGIDINIKVKDWNDEQVNGIIRFIGDNLKLEGELRGDVQQNIKRLQDIGAYRGIRHRKGLPLRGQRTKTNARTRKGKRKTVANKKMVTK from the coding sequence ATGGCTAGAATATCAGGTGTAGATCTTCCGAAGAATAAAAGAGGAGTAATAGCTCTTACGTATATATATGGTGTCGGAAGAACCACAGCAGAAAAAATCCTTACGTCTAATGGTATCGACATTAACATTAAGGTGAAGGACTGGAATGACGAGCAGGTTAACGGAATTATCCGCTTTATAGGCGATAACCTGAAGCTGGAGGGTGAATTGAGGGGAGATGTTCAACAAAACATCAAACGTTTGCAGGATATAGGTGCTTATCGTGGCATTCGCCATAGAAAAGGATTACCTCTTCGCGGTCAAAGAACCAAGACGAACGCTAGAACAAGAAAGGGTAAGAGAAAGACCGTCGCTAACAAAAAGATGGTTACTAAATAA
- a CDS encoding 2-oxoglutarate dehydrogenase E1 component, whose translation MDTYSFLSNATPEYIENLYLKFQSNPTSVDPEFKKFFEGFDFATLNYNGKKSSVSADELKVYRLIAAYRCKGHLIADTNPLRPRKNRRAELDLSYFGLTESDLERKFSVGAEIGLLNATLGEILGKLKALYCSTIGFEIGYIRLKEEMDFFREKIEQREKMIHYSVEKKEHILRMLNKAVLFEKFLGTKYIGEKRFSLEGGEATIPALDAIIRYSSSMGVKEVIFGMAHRGRLNVLANIMSKTYEEIFNEFEGNQQFDITTGDGDVKYHLGFATQYPVGENKSVYLKLMPNPSHLEAVSPIVTGFTRAKGDVIYKSDFKKILPILIHGDSAIAGQGVVYEILQMAKLEGYCTGGTIHYVINNQIGFTTDFDEARSSDYCTSVAAAFEAPVFHVNGDDIEAVVFIAELAAEYRQKFGKDVFVDMVCYRKWGHNESDDPKFTQPLMYKLIEKHLNPRDIYSKKLEDDETVDTEMVKRLEKEFWSELQQKLDAVKEHPLPYQHQMNEIAWKKLRPAKIEDFFESPNTSITKEAVKKLIIGLNKFPDGFTPLKKVKKYLDERNHLMQDEGKLDWAAAELLAYGSILLDGNDIRLSGEDVKRGTFSHRHAVLSDENTAEEYCRLRDLAEDQGHFFVYNSHLSEYGVLGFEYGYSMPSPEPLVIWEAQFGDFVNGAQIVIDQFITSGESKWQRSSGLVLLLPHGYEGQGPEHSSARLERFLQQCAEMNIVVVNITDPANFFHALRRQLAWPFRKPLVVMSPKSLLRHPRCISPIENVLTGGFQELIVDKAESEKVRKVLFCTGKIYYDLLAKKEKEDIKDVIIARVEQLYPTPQDKMIALTNQYPDAQVCWVQEEPENMGAWYFIHARLHDKMNIKGIARKNSASPATGFKKVHAQEQETILKRAFE comes from the coding sequence ATGGATACTTATTCCTTTTTGAGCAATGCTACTCCTGAATATATAGAGAACCTCTATCTCAAGTTCCAAAGCAATCCTACTTCGGTAGATCCAGAATTCAAAAAATTCTTTGAAGGCTTTGATTTTGCCACGCTCAATTATAACGGAAAGAAATCCTCCGTTTCGGCGGATGAACTGAAAGTATATCGGCTGATTGCTGCTTATCGCTGTAAAGGGCACTTGATAGCAGATACCAATCCTCTGAGGCCTCGTAAAAACCGCCGGGCAGAGTTAGATCTTTCTTATTTCGGATTAACGGAAAGCGACCTCGAAAGAAAATTTTCCGTAGGTGCTGAAATAGGTTTGCTCAATGCTACACTTGGAGAAATCCTCGGAAAGTTGAAGGCTCTTTATTGTAGCACTATTGGCTTTGAAATAGGTTACATCCGCCTGAAAGAGGAGATGGATTTTTTCCGCGAAAAAATAGAGCAGCGCGAAAAAATGATTCACTATTCAGTCGAGAAAAAGGAGCATATTCTTCGGATGTTGAACAAAGCAGTGTTGTTTGAAAAGTTTTTAGGCACCAAATATATCGGAGAGAAGAGGTTTTCGCTTGAAGGAGGAGAAGCAACTATACCGGCACTGGATGCCATTATTCGGTATTCTTCTTCTATGGGTGTCAAGGAAGTAATTTTTGGCATGGCTCACCGGGGCAGATTGAATGTATTAGCCAATATCATGTCTAAAACATACGAGGAGATATTTAATGAGTTTGAAGGAAACCAACAATTTGACATTACTACCGGTGACGGTGATGTTAAATATCACCTTGGTTTTGCTACCCAATATCCTGTCGGAGAAAATAAATCGGTATATCTAAAACTAATGCCGAACCCCTCACACCTTGAAGCTGTGAGTCCTATTGTCACCGGGTTTACCCGTGCCAAGGGAGACGTTATCTATAAATCCGACTTCAAAAAAATATTGCCTATCCTGATTCATGGAGATTCCGCTATAGCCGGACAGGGTGTAGTTTATGAAATATTGCAGATGGCCAAGTTGGAAGGGTACTGTACCGGCGGAACCATTCATTACGTAATCAATAATCAGATTGGATTCACCACCGATTTTGATGAAGCTCGGTCTTCTGACTATTGTACCTCAGTCGCAGCGGCATTTGAAGCCCCCGTGTTTCACGTGAACGGCGATGATATTGAGGCGGTAGTGTTTATTGCTGAATTGGCGGCTGAATACCGGCAGAAATTTGGCAAAGATGTCTTTGTGGATATGGTTTGTTACCGGAAATGGGGACACAACGAAAGCGATGACCCTAAGTTTACCCAACCGCTCATGTATAAGTTGATTGAAAAACATCTGAATCCTCGCGACATCTACTCTAAAAAGTTGGAAGATGATGAAACGGTAGATACTGAGATGGTTAAACGTCTGGAAAAGGAATTCTGGAGCGAGTTACAACAGAAGCTTGATGCAGTGAAGGAGCATCCCCTTCCTTACCAACATCAAATGAATGAAATAGCCTGGAAAAAACTTCGCCCGGCGAAAATTGAAGACTTTTTCGAATCACCTAATACTTCCATTACAAAAGAGGCTGTAAAGAAACTGATAATAGGATTAAATAAATTCCCGGATGGATTCACTCCTTTAAAAAAAGTAAAGAAGTATCTCGATGAGCGTAACCACCTAATGCAGGACGAAGGAAAGCTCGATTGGGCGGCGGCTGAACTACTCGCCTATGGAAGCATCCTTTTAGATGGGAATGATATTCGATTGAGTGGTGAGGATGTAAAGCGGGGAACATTTTCGCACCGCCACGCAGTGCTTTCTGATGAAAACACCGCCGAAGAGTATTGTCGCTTACGCGATCTCGCCGAGGATCAGGGGCATTTCTTCGTTTACAATTCTCATCTGAGCGAATATGGCGTGCTCGGTTTTGAGTATGGTTACTCTATGCCCAGTCCTGAACCTTTGGTCATCTGGGAAGCGCAGTTTGGCGATTTTGTGAACGGTGCCCAAATTGTAATTGACCAGTTCATCACTTCCGGAGAGAGCAAATGGCAGCGGAGTTCAGGATTGGTACTTTTATTGCCACATGGTTATGAGGGGCAAGGACCGGAGCATTCTTCGGCACGCCTAGAAAGATTTTTACAGCAGTGTGCCGAAATGAATATTGTCGTAGTCAATATCACCGACCCGGCCAACTTCTTTCATGCTTTGCGAAGACAACTGGCTTGGCCATTCCGAAAGCCGTTGGTTGTGATGAGTCCTAAATCATTGCTTCGCCATCCACGTTGTATTTCGCCAATTGAAAATGTATTGACTGGCGGATTCCAAGAATTAATCGTGGACAAGGCCGAAAGTGAAAAGGTGCGGAAAGTATTGTTTTGCACCGGCAAAATATATTATGACTTGCTGGCGAAGAAAGAGAAGGAAGACATAAAGGATGTAATCATTGCGCGTGTGGAGCAACTGTATCCAACCCCTCAAGACAAAATGATTGCACTGACTAACCAATATCCGGATGCGCAAGTTTGCTGGGTGCAGGAAGAACCGGAAAATATGGGAGCCTGGTATTTCATTCATGCCCGCCTTCACGACAAAATGAACATAAAGGGCATTGCCCGAAAAAATTCTGCTTCTCCAGCCACCGGGTTTAAAAAGGTACATGCGCAGGAGCAAGAAACTATTTTGAAAAGAGCATTTGAATAA
- a CDS encoding DNA-directed RNA polymerase subunit alpha, with protein sequence MTILNFQKPEKITLQKANDFEGIFEFKPLEPGFGVTIGNALRRVLLSSLEGYAISGIKISGVNHEFSTIKGVIEDVTEIVLNLKQVRLKKVMDDENPTDKIYIALKNQQSFRAEHIEKHTNVYQVLNPDLVICNMEGNVNLELELTISKGRGYVPADENSKEHPIGFIPVDAIYTPVKNVKYAVEPFRVEQRVDFEKLVLEVSTDGTIHPEDAVKQASRILIQHLMLITDEYISFDSPTSGQTEMVDEHLLHMRKLLKTPLEDLDLSVRAFNCLKAAKIESLEELVQFNTNDLLKFRNFGKKSLVEIEALLHEKGLSFGMHLEKYKLHEN encoded by the coding sequence ATGACCATTTTAAATTTTCAAAAGCCGGAAAAAATCACGCTCCAAAAGGCAAATGATTTTGAAGGAATTTTTGAATTCAAACCTCTCGAGCCCGGCTTTGGGGTAACTATTGGTAATGCGCTTCGCAGAGTATTACTTTCTTCTTTAGAAGGATATGCGATTAGCGGAATCAAAATCTCTGGTGTGAATCATGAGTTCTCTACCATCAAAGGAGTTATTGAAGACGTGACCGAAATCGTGCTGAACCTAAAGCAGGTGCGTTTGAAAAAGGTGATGGATGATGAAAACCCTACCGACAAAATATATATTGCACTGAAAAACCAACAGTCTTTCCGTGCTGAGCATATTGAGAAACATACCAATGTTTATCAGGTATTAAATCCTGACTTAGTGATTTGCAACATGGAAGGAAATGTGAATCTAGAGTTGGAATTGACGATCAGCAAAGGTCGCGGATATGTACCGGCTGATGAAAACTCTAAAGAGCATCCTATTGGATTTATTCCGGTAGATGCTATTTATACTCCAGTAAAGAACGTGAAATATGCTGTAGAGCCTTTCCGTGTAGAACAGCGCGTGGATTTTGAAAAGTTGGTACTTGAAGTGAGCACTGATGGAACGATTCATCCGGAGGATGCGGTGAAGCAAGCATCACGTATTTTAATTCAGCACTTGATGTTGATTACGGATGAATATATTTCTTTTGATTCTCCAACATCTGGTCAAACTGAAATGGTGGACGAGCATTTACTACACATGCGCAAGTTGCTTAAAACTCCTCTTGAAGATTTAGATCTTTCGGTTCGTGCCTTCAACTGTTTGAAAGCGGCAAAAATAGAGTCGTTGGAAGAGTTAGTTCAATTTAATACCAACGACTTGTTGAAATTCCGCAACTTTGGCAAGAAGAGTTTGGTGGAAATTGAAGCATTATTGCATGAAAAAGGATTGAGTTTTGGAATGCACTTGGAGAAATACAAACTCCACGAGAATTAA
- a CDS encoding nucleoside phosphorylase, with translation MRIPDSELLINPDGSIYHLDLKPDELADTIITVGDPARVKDVSKHFDSIQYKGHHREFVTHTGLLNNKRLTVLSTGMGTDNIDIALNELDALVNIDFENRTVKEALTSLNIIRLGTSGSVNEEIEVGSILISEAAIGMDNLMHFYPLENSIQETVYLEAFASYINPYFGKIKPYFAGAGTKLLQRFEKYFPKGTTVTASGFYAPQGRRLRLEPEFADFVYTLNRFHHPHFRITNLEMETAGIYGLGKLLGHECLSVNAIIANRINQKFAHNHKKLINRMIEEALEIITTEIA, from the coding sequence ATGAGAATTCCTGATTCAGAACTACTAATAAACCCGGATGGCAGCATTTACCATCTAGATTTAAAGCCTGATGAACTGGCAGATACCATTATCACTGTGGGCGACCCCGCACGTGTAAAAGATGTAAGCAAGCATTTTGACTCTATTCAATATAAAGGCCACCACCGCGAGTTTGTAACGCATACCGGACTCCTCAACAACAAAAGATTGACGGTGCTTTCCACTGGAATGGGTACAGACAACATAGATATTGCCTTGAATGAATTAGACGCGTTGGTCAATATTGATTTTGAAAACCGCACCGTTAAGGAAGCCCTAACTTCATTAAATATCATCCGCCTCGGCACATCAGGTTCAGTAAATGAGGAAATAGAAGTGGGCAGCATTCTTATTTCCGAAGCAGCCATTGGCATGGACAATCTGATGCACTTCTATCCTCTTGAAAATTCTATTCAGGAAACCGTGTATCTCGAAGCCTTTGCAAGTTACATAAACCCGTACTTTGGAAAGATTAAACCCTATTTCGCCGGTGCAGGTACTAAACTGTTACAACGTTTTGAAAAGTATTTTCCAAAAGGCACTACCGTTACTGCTTCCGGGTTTTATGCGCCACAAGGAAGAAGATTGAGATTAGAGCCGGAGTTCGCTGATTTTGTATATACTCTCAACCGCTTTCATCATCCACATTTTCGTATTACAAATCTCGAAATGGAAACCGCAGGTATATACGGGTTGGGTAAGTTACTCGGGCATGAATGTCTTTCAGTCAACGCAATTATTGCCAACCGTATTAATCAGAAGTTCGCGCACAATCATAAAAAGTTAATAAACCGGATGATTGAGGAAGCACTGGAGATTATCACTACGGAGATTGCTTAA
- a CDS encoding 30S ribosomal protein S20, giving the protein MANHKSAEKRARQTVKRRLFNRYYAKSMRNAIRDIRAEKKDAEAIKTLPTVFSAIDKMAKRGYIHQNKAANLKSGLMKRFAKAK; this is encoded by the coding sequence ATGGCCAATCACAAATCAGCAGAAAAACGCGCCCGTCAGACCGTAAAGCGCAGACTTTTTAATCGTTATTATGCTAAGAGCATGCGTAATGCTATCCGAGACATTCGCGCAGAGAAGAAAGATGCGGAAGCAATCAAAACGCTTCCTACCGTGTTTTCTGCTATTGATAAAATGGCAAAAAGAGGATATATCCATCAAAACAAAGCAGCCAACCTGAAATCAGGTTTGATGAAGCGTTTCGCTAAGGCGAAATAA
- the rpmJ gene encoding 50S ribosomal protein L36: MKVRASVKKRSVDCKIVRRKGVVFVINKKNPKFKQRQG; the protein is encoded by the coding sequence ATGAAAGTAAGAGCATCAGTAAAGAAAAGAAGTGTGGACTGCAAGATTGTTAGACGCAAGGGGGTAGTTTTTGTTATCAATAAAAAGAACCCCAAGTTCAAACAACGTCAGGGATAA
- the rpsK gene encoding 30S ribosomal protein S11, whose protein sequence is MAKQQTPQQQSAVAKAKAKKRIVKVDSEGKVFINATFNNIIITFTNMSGQTISWGSAGRVGFRGSKKNTPYAAQMACTEAAKVAHEAGLRKVEVFVKGPGGGRESAMRTIFTSGIEVTIINDTTPIPHNGCRPPKKRRV, encoded by the coding sequence ATGGCAAAACAACAAACACCACAACAACAATCGGCTGTAGCTAAGGCAAAAGCCAAAAAAAGGATTGTAAAAGTAGATTCTGAAGGCAAAGTCTTTATCAATGCTACTTTCAATAACATCATCATCACCTTTACCAACATGAGCGGACAAACCATCAGTTGGGGGTCTGCCGGTCGTGTGGGCTTCAGAGGTTCTAAGAAAAACACACCTTATGCGGCGCAGATGGCTTGTACAGAAGCGGCCAAGGTAGCCCATGAAGCAGGCTTAAGAAAAGTAGAGGTATTTGTTAAGGGGCCAGGTGGCGGTCGCGAATCAGCTATGAGGACCATCTTCACTAGTGGTATTGAAGTAACCATTATTAATGATACCACACCGATACCTCACAACGGCTGTCGTCCTCCTAAGAAGAGAAGAGTATAA
- the tuf gene encoding elongation factor Tu: MAKEKFIKDKPHVNIGTIGHVDHGKTTLTAAITTVLSKKGLAEVRDYSSIDNAPEEKERGITINTAHVEYSTTKRHYAHVDCPGHADYIKNMVTGAAQMDGAILVVAATDGPMPQTREHILLARQVGVPQVVVFMNKVDLVDDPEFLELGEMEIRDLLTFYKFDGANIPIIQGSALGALNGEPKWVAKIEELMDAVDNWIPVPPRMVDLPFLMPVEDVFSITGRGTVATGRIERGVINSNDPVEIIGLAKEGEKALTSTVTGVEMFRKILDRGEAGDNVGLLLRGIEKEQIKRGMVVCKAGSVTPHTEFKCEVYVLSKEEGGRHTPFFNQYRPQFYFRTTDVTGEITMPAGVEMVMPGDNVTLTTKLIYPIAMEKGLRFAIREGGRTVGAGQVTEIIK; this comes from the coding sequence ATGGCTAAAGAAAAATTCATTAAAGACAAGCCGCACGTTAACATCGGAACCATCGGACACGTTGACCATGGAAAAACCACTTTGACTGCTGCTATTACTACAGTATTATCCAAAAAAGGACTGGCAGAAGTAAGAGACTATTCTTCTATTGACAATGCTCCCGAGGAAAAAGAAAGAGGTATCACGATTAACACGGCACACGTGGAATATTCGACGACAAAACGTCACTATGCACACGTAGATTGTCCGGGCCACGCCGATTACATCAAGAACATGGTGACCGGTGCTGCTCAAATGGATGGAGCTATCTTGGTAGTTGCTGCTACCGATGGACCAATGCCTCAAACTCGCGAGCACATCTTGTTGGCTCGTCAGGTAGGGGTGCCTCAAGTTGTTGTTTTCATGAATAAAGTTGACTTGGTGGACGATCCGGAATTCCTTGAATTAGGAGAAATGGAAATCCGTGACCTTTTGACTTTCTACAAATTCGACGGCGCTAACATTCCTATCATCCAAGGTTCTGCCTTAGGTGCTTTGAATGGCGAACCAAAGTGGGTGGCTAAGATTGAAGAGTTGATGGATGCTGTTGATAACTGGATTCCGGTTCCTCCGCGGATGGTGGACCTTCCGTTCTTGATGCCTGTAGAGGATGTATTCTCTATCACAGGTCGTGGAACAGTGGCTACTGGTCGTATCGAAAGAGGTGTAATCAATTCAAACGATCCGGTTGAAATCATCGGATTGGCTAAAGAAGGCGAAAAAGCGCTAACCTCTACTGTTACAGGTGTTGAAATGTTCCGTAAGATTTTGGATAGAGGTGAAGCTGGCGATAACGTTGGTTTGCTGCTTCGTGGAATTGAAAAAGAACAAATCAAGCGTGGAATGGTTGTCTGCAAGGCAGGCTCTGTAACTCCACACACTGAATTCAAATGCGAAGTGTACGTATTGAGCAAAGAAGAAGGTGGACGTCATACTCCATTCTTCAACCAATACCGTCCTCAGTTCTATTTCCGTACTACGGACGTTACCGGTGAAATCACCATGCCTGCAGGTGTAGAAATGGTGATGCCTGGTGACAACGTAACCTTGACTACCAAACTAATCTATCCTATCGCGATGGAAAAGGGTCTTCGTTTCGCTATCCGTGAAGGTGGCAGAACCGTAGGTGCCGGTCAGGTAACTGAAATCATCAAGTAA
- the rplQ gene encoding 50S ribosomal protein L17, producing MRHGDKVNNLGRKTAHRHALMMNLGVALITHKRIFTTLAKAKALRGYVEPMITRSRENTTHNRRTVFSSLEDKNAITELFNVIGPKVGERPGGYTRIIKTGFRPGDAAEMAMIELVDFNEIYTQNKNAGKAAEPKKRTRRAGTTKKAAVTKKTTKTKADAEESTETEAAE from the coding sequence ATGAGACACGGAGATAAAGTAAATAACCTAGGCAGAAAAACAGCCCATCGTCATGCCCTGATGATGAATTTGGGAGTGGCGCTTATAACCCACAAAAGAATCTTCACTACATTAGCTAAGGCCAAGGCTTTGAGAGGATATGTAGAGCCGATGATTACGCGTAGCAGAGAAAACACCACGCATAACCGCCGTACGGTTTTCAGTTCGTTGGAAGATAAGAATGCCATTACAGAACTGTTCAATGTCATTGGACCTAAAGTTGGCGAGCGTCCCGGAGGATACACCCGTATTATTAAGACAGGTTTTCGTCCAGGTGATGCGGCTGAAATGGCTATGATTGAACTAGTTGATTTCAACGAGATATATACGCAGAACAAGAACGCCGGTAAAGCTGCAGAACCTAAGAAAAGAACTCGTCGCGCCGGAACTACCAAGAAGGCAGCTGTTACGAAGAAGACAACTAAAACTAAGGCCGATGCTGAAGAAAGCACGGAAACAGAAGCTGCTGAATAG